One Streptomyces formicae genomic window, GTCTGGCGCCCGGCACCCGGGTGTGGGCCGAGGGGCCGTACGGTGGCTTCACGGCGAACCGTCGCACCGCACCATTGGTCCTGCTCCTGGCCGGCGGGGTCGGCATCACACCTCTGCGTACGCTCTTCGAGACACTGCCGGGCCAGGTCACCCTCGTCTACCGGGCCCGCACCGTCGAAGATCTGGCCCTGCGCGGTGAGCTCGACGCGATCGCCGCCCGCCGACGGGCCACCGTCCGCTACGTGGTCGACGAACCGGCCCTCTACTCCTCGCCGTTGACCGCCCAGGGCCTGAGCTCACTGGTCCCCGACCTGGCGGCACACGACGTCTACCTGTGCGGTCCGCCCGGCATGACGAGGGCCGCGACCGCGGCCCTCCGGCAAGCCGGTGTGCCGGCCCGCCGCATCCATCACGAGTCGTTCGCGTTCTGAGGAGACCCCCGTCATGCGTCGAGCCGTCCTCGCCACCACGGGGATCAGCGCCACGATCGTCGCCCTGCTGGCGCTGAAACCCCACCAACTCCCCGCAACCGGCGCTCTGTCGAGCCCACCATCCGCGTCCTCGCCCGCACCGGGCACCACATCGGGCGGGGCATCGACGGGGACGGGTACGTTCACAGGGGAGCCCGTCGCCACGCGGTACGGACCCGTGCAGGTCGCCGTTACCCTCTCCAAGGGACGAATCACCGCGGTCAAAGTTCTCCGGGCACCGGACCAGAACGGCCGAGACCGGCAGGTGGCCGCCTATGCGCTGCCCCGTCTCACGCAGGAGGCGCTAGGCGCTCGAAGCGCGCACATCGACGCGGTCTCCGGCGCCAGTTACACGAGCCAGGGCTACATCCAGTCCCTGCAGAGCGCCTTGGACCAGGCCCATGCCTGACACCGCATCCACCGTAGGCGGACTGCGCCACGTAGAGCACGTGATGGGGACGGTCTTCACCTTCGACATCCGTGACGAGCCCACCCTCGCTATCCACCGCGCTCTCTCCCAGGCCGTACGTCACCTCCACCGAGTGGACGCCGTGTTCTCCACTTACCGGTCCGACAGCCACATCAGCCGCCTCGATCGCGGCGACATCCGCCTCGCCGACTGCCCGCCCGAAGTCGGCGAAGTCCTGTCCCTGTGTGCCCGGGCCACTCACGACAGCGACGGCTACTTCAGCATCGTCCCCGCCGGCCACCTCGACCCCTCCGGTCTCGTCAAGGGCTGGGCGGCTGAGACCGCGTCCCACATCCTCCTCGATGCCGGTGCCCGGCACACCTGCGTCAACGGCGGCGGCGACATCCAACTGCGCGGCAGGCCGGCCGCCGGTGCTCCGTGGCGCATCGGTATCGCCCACCCGTTGCGGCCCGGCGAACTCGCCACGGTCATCGCCGCCCACCATGATCTGGCCGTCGCCACCTCGGGCACCGCCGAACGCGGCGCACACGTCCTCGCCCCGCGCGACGGCACGCCCGTCACCACGTTGGCGTCCCTCACCGTCGTCGGACCGCGGTTGACCATGGCCGACGCCTACGCCACCGCGGCCTTCGCACGGGGCGAGGACGCCCGGGACTGGCTGGAGAGCCTGCCCGACCACGAAGCTCTCGCCATCCTGCCGGACGGCCGGCAATGGCGGACCTCGGGATTCCATCGCCACGGATCCTGACGCGGGAGACATTCGAGGCCGCCGAGCGATCGCTGAGCTGCTCGGGAGCCGCGGGGTGTGTCTCCGGAACGGCCGGGGCCGCCGCCCCTGGCCGGAAGGAGCGAGAACGGGCCTCTAACCAGGCATTTTGTAGCGCAGGTTGAGGATCTCGATTCCTGTCTAGGTGGGCCTCTTTCTGGGTGTTTCCCAGTGTTCCTGGCCGCTGCTGGCCATGCGTTGGTCACGCGTGGCCAACGCGCGACCAATCAGGGGACTGACCTCTCTATTCCTTTCACCTGAGCTGACGTGGGGGCCTGCCCGGAGCGAGCTGCCAGGAGCGGGTTGAGCGGTCAGCCCTCACATCATCTCCACGGTGCTGAAGCCGCATCGGGAAATAGAGCCGCACCTGCTCGACGTTGTCCATCTTCTAGTCGAGGAGGGGTGGTGTCGAGCCTGAAGCTGTTCAATACCAAGAGCGGCGTTACTGAAGTCATGCCGCAGCTTGCTGATGTCGAGGCAGATGTGCATGACCTCATCGAGGCGCACATGGAGACGATGCTGGGTGTTACGTTCCTCGCGAGTGAGTACGTGATCGACTGCACCGATGGTGGGCGGATCGACTCGCTGGGCCTCGACGAGAACGGGGCGCCCGTGATCGTCGAGTACAAGCGTGGCACCGACGCGGGCGTGATCAACCAGGGGCTGTACTACATGGCCTGGCTGACGAGCCACAAGCACGCCTTCCAGAACCTGGTCCGCGACCGGCTCGGGGCGACGGCCGCATCCCAGATCCTGTGGAGCGCACCCCGGCTGGTCTGCGTGGCCGGTGATTTCACCCGCTACGACGCCCGCGCCGTACGCGAGCACCGGCGCTCGATCGACCTGGTCCGCTACCGGTACTTCGGCAACGACCACTTCGTTCTTGAGACCGTGGCCTCCGTCAGCGGCGCCTCGGATCAGGCTTAAGGGCTGTCCCGTAAATGATCTCGGATTCGCCTCGGGCATGGCTGATCACGGCGAAGCCCGTTGATCTATCCTGCGAGGGCGAGGTTGTGCATCCGGGCGATGCCGAGCATGGCCTGGTGGGCGCCGTCGCCTCTGAGGCGGCAGTCGCGGAGGATCTTCCAGGCCTTTATGCGGGCGAAGACACGCTCGACCCGAGCTCGGACCTGCCTGTGCGACCTGTTGCGGTCCTCTTTCCAGACGGGAAGCTCGGCCTTGTCGCGCTTGCGGCGGTGCGGGATGACTAGTCCAGAGCCCGGGTAGCCGCCGTCGGCGATCGTGGTGGTATTGCCGACACTCGCCGCCCTCGATCCCGGCCAGGACGCGGGGCGGGGGCGGCGGTGAGCCGGCGCCGCTGGCACCTCGACTTCCCCCTGCTCTCCGGCGGCACCGAGGTGCACCCCGTGTTCGGCTGAGAGGCAGCCGTCGCCTGTCTCCTCGCTCACGGCACAAACATGGCGGTAGGCCGTTGCTGGGGTGTCTCGGACGCCCCAGCAACGGCCCGGGATGAGCGCCGCCAGCCCGGCCTCAGGCTCTCGCCCGGAAGAGCCGGATCAGGAAAGCCTGCCGGCAATCTCCCTCTCGGTAATCCTCGCGGTCACACCCTTACGCCTCACTACCGGAAGGGAGCGACGTCAGTGCGGACGGCGAGCTGCCACCGTGCTCCCCGGAAGTGCGTCACCCGCTGTTCTTCTTGAATAGGTACTTGTTGTATTCAGTTGTGGCCGAGGATGCATTGCCGCCCCGCCCGTCCCCAGAGTCCTCGGTCCCGCTTTCACCGCTCTCATATTCGGCCCCATCATTCTCCCCTCCCCAGTCATTAAGCAAC contains:
- a CDS encoding FMN-binding protein; translation: MRRAVLATTGISATIVALLALKPHQLPATGALSSPPSASSPAPGTTSGGASTGTGTFTGEPVATRYGPVQVAVTLSKGRITAVKVLRAPDQNGRDRQVAAYALPRLTQEALGARSAHIDAVSGASYTSQGYIQSLQSALDQAHA
- a CDS encoding FAD:protein FMN transferase, coding for MPDTASTVGGLRHVEHVMGTVFTFDIRDEPTLAIHRALSQAVRHLHRVDAVFSTYRSDSHISRLDRGDIRLADCPPEVGEVLSLCARATHDSDGYFSIVPAGHLDPSGLVKGWAAETASHILLDAGARHTCVNGGGDIQLRGRPAAGAPWRIGIAHPLRPGELATVIAAHHDLAVATSGTAERGAHVLAPRDGTPVTTLASLTVVGPRLTMADAYATAAFARGEDARDWLESLPDHEALAILPDGRQWRTSGFHRHGS